The Sphingosinithalassobacter sp. CS137 genome includes a region encoding these proteins:
- a CDS encoding ImmA/IrrE family metallo-endopeptidase, translating into MAGSYAQAVRNGAMQAGRLHRRLGTEETLTASGGSVDVFGAINALGVPLLLRPLRNLLGAFLNDPVPGILVTTERPMSIQRLTAAHELGHYGLDHRPSLDDETILRRMASSQLRSDDDFQEVEADAFAFAFMMPKWLILQICARQGWTVVDLRRPSIVYQLSLRLGASYEATYRTLRRYELIDQHAMRDLGAVEPRQMKIALLGDYRPSDYRGDVWLLTERDAGWQVDGSRNDVFVLRLPEHAAGGYVWDRDELAASGYVVLRDDREGDGGGGVGSNVVRRIMGGVEAPHRGSLSITERRPWAPVPPLTTLLLGVDLTGPEEIGLSRAERRARLAV; encoded by the coding sequence GTGGCCGGGAGCTACGCCCAGGCGGTGCGCAACGGCGCGATGCAGGCAGGGCGTCTGCACCGGCGCCTCGGTACGGAGGAGACGCTGACGGCGTCGGGTGGGTCTGTTGATGTTTTCGGCGCGATCAACGCGCTCGGTGTCCCGCTTCTTCTCAGGCCTCTCCGCAATCTCCTTGGTGCCTTCCTCAACGATCCGGTCCCGGGTATCCTCGTCACGACCGAGCGTCCCATGAGCATTCAGCGGCTGACCGCGGCGCACGAACTCGGCCACTATGGGCTCGACCATCGGCCTAGTCTCGATGACGAAACCATCCTGCGGCGGATGGCGTCGTCGCAGTTGCGTTCGGACGACGACTTCCAGGAGGTGGAGGCCGACGCGTTCGCGTTCGCGTTTATGATGCCGAAGTGGCTAATCCTTCAGATCTGTGCACGGCAGGGGTGGACCGTAGTCGATCTTCGACGGCCCTCCATCGTATACCAGCTGTCGCTGCGGCTCGGCGCGAGTTACGAGGCGACTTATCGGACTCTTCGCCGCTACGAATTGATCGACCAGCACGCGATGCGCGACCTTGGAGCCGTCGAGCCGCGCCAGATGAAGATCGCCCTGCTCGGCGACTACCGGCCATCCGACTACCGAGGTGATGTCTGGCTGCTGACCGAGCGCGACGCTGGTTGGCAGGTGGATGGAAGCCGCAACGACGTCTTCGTCCTGCGCCTGCCCGAGCACGCCGCAGGTGGCTACGTCTGGGATCGCGACGAGTTGGCGGCGAGCGGTTACGTCGTGCTCCGCGATGACCGCGAGGGCGATGGTGGCGGCGGCGTCGGTTCAAACGTGGTGCGCCGCATAATGGGCGGCGTGGAGGCGCCACACAGGGGTAGTCTGTCGATCACCGAGCGGCGGCCTTGGGCGCCGGTGCCGCCGCTTACGACGCTATTGCTGGGAGTGGATCTCACCGGCCCCGAGGAGATTGGGCTTTCGAGGGCCGAGCGCCGCGCTCGGCTGGCGGTGTGA
- a CDS encoding uracil-DNA glycosylase, with protein sequence MTPSIFVETLSSMRLPNVFNPWADRCAIHDRSDAARTRRANLLAMIEAALDERVETMWIARDLGYRGGRRTGVPLTDEVHLDDAGQLLGGVELERATTGPIVAERTAAVVWQVLTDIGLPVMLWNVFPFHPHERDDPMSNRCHTRSEREATWPILQALIEMVRPKTVVAIGRDAHMALAELTVPVICVRHPSYGGQREFIDGMHDHYRVARRGRTRGQLELDVA encoded by the coding sequence ATGACCCCGTCCATCTTCGTAGAGACGCTGTCGAGCATGCGGCTCCCGAACGTCTTCAATCCGTGGGCGGATCGCTGCGCGATCCATGACCGCAGCGACGCCGCGAGGACGCGCCGAGCCAACCTCCTCGCCATGATCGAGGCAGCGCTGGACGAGCGCGTCGAGACCATGTGGATAGCGCGGGACCTGGGCTACCGCGGCGGCCGCCGCACCGGGGTTCCGCTAACCGACGAGGTCCACCTAGACGACGCGGGCCAGCTTCTCGGCGGCGTGGAGCTGGAACGGGCGACCACCGGACCGATCGTCGCCGAGCGGACGGCCGCAGTCGTCTGGCAGGTGCTGACCGACATCGGCCTGCCCGTCATGCTGTGGAACGTCTTCCCCTTCCATCCGCACGAACGCGACGATCCGATGTCGAACCGCTGCCACACGCGGTCCGAACGCGAGGCGACCTGGCCGATTCTGCAGGCGCTGATCGAGATGGTCAGGCCGAAGACCGTGGTTGCGATTGGCCGCGACGCGCACATGGCTCTCGCCGAGCTGACCGTCCCCGTCATATGCGTCCGGCATCCGAGCTACGGCGGGCAGCGAGAGTTTATCGACGGGATGCACGACCACTACCGCGTCGCACGCAGGGGCAGGACCCGCGGCCAGCTGGAGCTTGACGTCGCCTAG
- a CDS encoding ABC transporter permease/substrate-binding protein, with product MTAAWTRVPELLAQHLLLAMAALLLGLAISIPLTIWSARSRTVARVSLGFASLVQTIPSLALLALFYPLLLSLRTIFGEWLPALGFLPALLALSLYAILPILRNGVTGLLNLDPAVLEAADGVGMTARQKLLLVEAPLVLPVLMAGIRTAAVWVIGAATLSTTVGQPSLGDLIFAGLQTQNWALVLAGCIAAAGLALAVDQLLGLAETGLRQRRRGLVFGSLGILLAGVLLASAPMLPTGQRTVVVGAKGFSEQFILARVIGRQLEEAGYTVEYREGLGSAVVYGALASGDVDVYVDYSGTLWTNQMGRQTVPGREAIVEGVGEWTRQTSGVRLLGTLGFENAYAFAMRGDQAERLGIATIEDLVPHAPRMSLATDVEFLERPEWAAVQRAYGIEFESTRAFNPTFMYRALASGRADVIPAFSSDGRIAAQDLKVLEDNRGAIPGYDAILLIAPEHADDDRFVEALRPLIGAIPVEAMREANYMVDRDEEKVSPAEAARWLEQRIGL from the coding sequence ATGACCGCCGCCTGGACCCGCGTCCCGGAACTTCTCGCTCAGCATCTTCTGCTCGCGATGGCGGCGCTGCTGCTCGGCCTCGCGATCAGCATTCCGCTCACCATCTGGTCGGCGCGCAGCCGCACGGTCGCGCGGGTCTCACTGGGCTTCGCCAGCCTCGTTCAGACGATCCCGTCGCTGGCGCTGCTCGCGCTCTTCTACCCGCTGCTGCTCTCGCTGCGCACGATCTTCGGCGAATGGCTGCCTGCGCTCGGCTTTCTGCCGGCGCTGCTCGCGCTGTCGCTCTACGCCATCCTGCCGATCCTGCGAAACGGAGTTACCGGGCTGCTCAATCTCGATCCGGCGGTGCTCGAGGCGGCAGACGGAGTCGGGATGACGGCGCGGCAGAAGCTGCTGCTCGTCGAGGCGCCACTGGTGCTGCCGGTTCTCATGGCGGGCATCCGCACCGCAGCGGTGTGGGTGATCGGCGCCGCGACGCTTTCGACCACAGTTGGCCAGCCGAGCCTCGGCGATCTGATCTTCGCGGGCCTCCAGACGCAGAACTGGGCGCTGGTACTCGCCGGATGCATCGCCGCAGCGGGTCTCGCGCTGGCGGTCGATCAGCTTCTCGGGCTCGCCGAAACCGGTCTCCGCCAACGCCGGCGCGGTCTCGTGTTCGGCAGCCTCGGCATCCTGCTGGCCGGAGTGCTGCTGGCCTCGGCTCCGATGCTGCCCACCGGCCAGCGTACAGTGGTGGTCGGCGCCAAGGGATTCTCCGAGCAGTTCATCCTGGCACGGGTGATCGGCCGCCAGCTGGAGGAAGCGGGCTATACGGTCGAATATCGCGAGGGGCTGGGCTCGGCCGTGGTCTATGGTGCGCTCGCCTCGGGGGATGTCGATGTCTATGTCGACTATTCGGGCACACTCTGGACCAATCAGATGGGTCGGCAGACGGTCCCCGGGCGCGAGGCGATCGTCGAAGGAGTCGGCGAATGGACCCGCCAAACGAGCGGCGTTCGGCTGCTCGGCACGCTCGGGTTCGAGAACGCCTATGCCTTCGCGATGCGCGGCGATCAGGCCGAGCGGCTCGGAATTGCGACGATCGAGGATCTGGTGCCACATGCGCCGCGGATGAGCCTCGCGACCGACGTCGAGTTTCTCGAGCGGCCCGAATGGGCGGCGGTCCAACGCGCCTATGGTATCGAGTTCGAATCGACGCGCGCGTTCAATCCCACCTTCATGTATCGCGCGCTCGCCAGCGGCCGCGCCGACGTGATCCCGGCCTTCTCCTCGGACGGGCGCATCGCCGCGCAGGATCTCAAGGTGCTCGAGGACAATCGCGGCGCCATCCCCGGCTATGACGCGATCCTGCTGATCGCTCCGGAACATGCCGACGATGATCGCTTCGTCGAAGCGCTGCGCCCGCTGATCGGTGCCATCCCGGTCGAGGCGATGCGCGAAGCGAACTACATGGTCGATCGCGACGAGGAAAAGGTTAGCCCCGCGGAGGCAGCACGCTGGCTCGAGCAGCGGATCGGCCTATGA
- a CDS encoding nucleoside triphosphate pyrophosphohydrolase family protein, with amino-acid sequence MTDFQALTLDGYATQAALTDQRRGSSALSFALLGLFGETGSLLTELKKKQRDQTTYLGYADAVVEELGDVLWYLSSLCRRSRIALSAVAGAAMAADGSKAQPDPTLTFHALQPAVMPLAREPTASFERTLLQLAIRVGELVRQYEAVAPHKRKARLHSLTEVMRCLIRAATEAGVTLEAAAVKNLHKIFDRWPRERTYPAPFDEGLAAEETLPRAMTIDVVERVIDGQAFVFQRSNGVNVGDRLTDNAAVPDDYRFHDVFHYAYVAVLGWSPVTRSLLRLKRKSLPSVDEAEDGARAMLIEEGVTTWLFGQAQQLRFFEGMRPGQLPLDLLKDVREFVAGYEVERCPLWLWEEAILQGYAAFRFLSEKRLARITIDFKHRRLRVREIAS; translated from the coding sequence ATGACTGACTTCCAAGCCCTGACCCTGGATGGATACGCCACGCAGGCCGCGCTGACCGACCAGCGGCGCGGGTCCAGCGCCCTGAGCTTCGCGCTCCTCGGACTCTTCGGCGAAACGGGTAGTCTGCTGACTGAGCTGAAGAAGAAGCAGCGCGACCAGACGACCTATCTCGGCTACGCCGATGCAGTCGTCGAGGAACTCGGCGACGTCCTCTGGTATCTCTCGTCCCTGTGCCGCCGGAGCAGGATCGCGCTCAGCGCGGTGGCGGGCGCTGCGATGGCCGCCGATGGGTCCAAGGCGCAGCCCGATCCGACGCTGACCTTCCACGCACTTCAGCCGGCGGTCATGCCGCTGGCGCGCGAACCGACCGCCTCTTTCGAACGGACCCTGCTCCAGCTGGCCATTCGGGTCGGCGAACTCGTCCGGCAATACGAGGCCGTGGCACCGCACAAGCGTAAAGCGCGGCTGCACTCGCTCACCGAGGTGATGCGGTGCCTGATCCGCGCGGCCACCGAGGCGGGCGTGACGCTCGAAGCCGCGGCTGTGAAGAACCTCCACAAGATATTCGACAGATGGCCACGCGAGCGAACTTATCCCGCTCCCTTCGACGAGGGACTGGCGGCCGAGGAGACGCTGCCGCGCGCCATGACCATCGACGTGGTGGAGCGCGTCATCGACGGCCAGGCGTTCGTCTTCCAGCGGTCGAACGGGGTCAATGTCGGGGACCGCCTGACCGACAACGCCGCCGTTCCGGACGACTACCGGTTCCACGACGTCTTCCACTACGCCTACGTCGCCGTGCTTGGCTGGTCCCCGGTGACGCGATCGCTGCTGCGGCTGAAGAGAAAGAGCCTCCCGTCGGTCGACGAGGCCGAGGACGGCGCGCGCGCGATGCTCATCGAGGAGGGGGTCACGACCTGGCTGTTCGGCCAGGCGCAGCAGCTCCGCTTCTTCGAGGGCATGCGGCCGGGTCAGCTGCCACTGGACCTGCTCAAGGACGTGCGCGAGTTCGTGGCCGGGTACGAGGTCGAGCGCTGTCCCCTGTGGCTGTGGGAAGAGGCGATCCTGCAGGGATACGCGGCGTTCCGGTTCCTCAGCGAGAAACGCCTGGCCCGTATCACCATCGACTTCAAGCACCGGCGCCTACGTGTCAGGGAGATCGCGTCATGA
- a CDS encoding C1 family peptidase, whose protein sequence is MSIVVSRDLASAFGGARDQGARPTCLAFASSDCHAATLGPWEPLSCEWIYHSAQARSGRSHFDGATLGSMLEALRHDGQPVESEWPYQQMVVEPWTPPAGSPTVFRAVGETTTADVDAVVALLESGRPAVMLMTLSRSFYLPDSDGVVRAAADELPDPAVRHAVVATAHGVVDGRSAVRVRNSWGTGWGADGSAWLDRDFLAARLFAAFGLLGVEDVSAD, encoded by the coding sequence GTGTCGATCGTCGTGAGCAGGGATTTGGCGTCGGCGTTCGGCGGCGCTCGTGACCAGGGCGCTCGGCCGACCTGCCTCGCGTTCGCGTCAAGCGACTGCCATGCGGCGACGCTAGGGCCTTGGGAGCCGCTGTCGTGCGAATGGATCTACCACAGCGCTCAGGCCCGCTCCGGACGTTCTCATTTCGATGGCGCGACGCTGGGCTCCATGTTGGAGGCCCTCCGACACGACGGTCAGCCCGTTGAGTCGGAATGGCCCTATCAACAAATGGTGGTCGAGCCTTGGACGCCACCGGCGGGGTCGCCCACCGTATTTCGTGCTGTTGGCGAGACCACGACAGCGGATGTCGATGCGGTCGTCGCCCTGCTCGAATCTGGGCGGCCAGCCGTCATGCTGATGACGCTGTCGCGCTCGTTCTACCTGCCGGATTCGGACGGAGTCGTCAGGGCCGCCGCGGACGAGCTTCCCGATCCGGCGGTTCGTCACGCGGTGGTGGCGACCGCGCACGGCGTTGTCGACGGTCGGAGCGCGGTACGCGTTAGGAACAGCTGGGGGACGGGATGGGGAGCGGATGGCTCCGCTTGGTTAGACCGTGATTTTTTGGCCGCGCGTCTCTTCGCGGCGTTCGGCCTATTGGGAGTAGAGGATGTATCTGCCGATTGA
- a CDS encoding SDR family oxidoreductase, whose product MGDGAKAIFISGGASGIGLATARLFAERGWRVGLADINAGGLEAAKAALPADRAWTHVMDVRERDQWEEALTGFVEASGGRLDVLFNNAGIPVGGPFVETDAVTLDRCVAINLSGVVNGAHIGFRLLKATPGSCMLITSSAAGIYGTAGGAIYSATKFAVRGLAEALDGEWAPEGIKVRTIMPSFIETPLLDQPLANSNRTVRESVTEGGLEITPVAEVAEAAWQAVHGEKLHTVVGKTAQRLRFATRWMPKKVRQISQRRSRQLG is encoded by the coding sequence ATGGGGGACGGCGCCAAGGCGATTTTCATTTCTGGCGGGGCTTCAGGCATCGGTCTTGCGACCGCGCGCCTCTTTGCCGAGCGCGGTTGGCGCGTGGGGCTGGCGGACATCAACGCAGGCGGACTGGAGGCAGCGAAGGCGGCGCTTCCCGCCGACCGGGCTTGGACTCATGTGATGGACGTTCGCGAGCGCGACCAATGGGAGGAGGCGCTGACTGGCTTTGTCGAGGCAAGCGGCGGGCGCCTCGACGTCTTGTTCAACAATGCTGGGATTCCGGTGGGCGGTCCATTCGTGGAGACCGATGCGGTGACGCTGGACCGATGTGTCGCGATCAACCTGAGCGGCGTCGTGAACGGCGCGCACATCGGCTTTCGTTTGCTCAAGGCCACTCCAGGCAGCTGTATGCTGATCACAAGCTCGGCGGCGGGGATCTACGGCACTGCGGGCGGTGCGATCTATTCGGCGACGAAGTTCGCAGTGCGCGGGCTGGCGGAGGCGCTCGACGGCGAATGGGCGCCCGAGGGCATCAAGGTGCGCACGATCATGCCGAGCTTCATCGAAACGCCGCTGCTGGATCAGCCGCTCGCGAACAGCAACCGCACGGTACGCGAAAGCGTAACCGAAGGCGGGCTCGAGATCACGCCGGTGGCCGAGGTGGCCGAGGCGGCCTGGCAGGCAGTGCACGGCGAGAAGCTGCACACGGTTGTGGGAAAGACTGCGCAGCGGCTGCGCTTTGCCACGCGATGGATGCCGAAAAAGGTCCGGCAGATATCGCAGAGGCGCTCGCGCCAGCTCGGCTGA
- a CDS encoding septal ring lytic transglycosylase RlpA family protein, which translates to MTEAHTLPTRSDRLRAFVRLKLENRWLRLGLIAALVATALLSVSLATVPEPRERIALGKGLAGVDSELAAFETAEPSPLPSATRDVVDHTFRNASRIVGLGEASYYGDAFAGRSTASGEIFDPALMTAAHRTLPLGSRVRVTEPNSGRSVVVRINDRGPYHGRRVIDLSEAAARELGMLQRGTARVQLALLLA; encoded by the coding sequence ATGACCGAAGCCCATACGCTCCCGACGCGGAGCGATCGGCTCCGTGCCTTTGTCCGGCTCAAGCTGGAGAATCGCTGGCTCCGCCTGGGGCTGATCGCGGCGCTGGTCGCCACCGCCCTCCTCTCCGTCTCGCTGGCCACCGTGCCCGAGCCGCGCGAACGCATTGCGCTCGGCAAGGGGCTCGCCGGCGTCGATAGCGAGCTCGCCGCCTTCGAAACGGCCGAACCCTCGCCGCTTCCCTCCGCAACGCGCGACGTCGTCGATCACACCTTCCGCAACGCCAGCCGGATCGTCGGCCTCGGCGAAGCGAGCTATTATGGCGATGCGTTCGCCGGCCGCTCCACTGCCAGTGGCGAGATCTTCGATCCGGCGCTGATGACGGCGGCGCACCGCACGCTGCCGCTCGGCTCGCGCGTACGCGTCACCGAGCCGAACTCGGGCCGCAGCGTCGTCGTCCGGATCAACGATCGCGGGCCCTATCACGGCCGCCGCGTGATCGATCTGTCCGAAGCCGCCGCGCGCGAACTCGGCATGCTCCAGCGCGGCACGGCGCGCGTGCAGCTCGCGCTGCTCCTGGCCTGA
- a CDS encoding helix-turn-helix domain-containing protein, which yields MSIGKAADDAGARREMGERLRESRKYLGLRQDEVAHYLNIPRTALTDIENGSRRVEALELARLARLYRQSVGYFTGDEAVSAGLPADVAHLARRVADLSTEDRAELGRFADYLKARAKVEGE from the coding sequence ATGAGCATCGGCAAGGCGGCGGACGATGCGGGCGCGCGTCGTGAGATGGGCGAGCGGTTGCGCGAGTCTCGTAAATATCTTGGCCTGCGCCAAGACGAAGTCGCGCACTATCTCAACATCCCGCGGACTGCGCTAACAGACATTGAGAACGGCAGTCGCCGCGTCGAGGCGCTGGAACTTGCCCGTCTCGCGCGCCTCTATCGGCAATCGGTTGGCTATTTCACAGGGGACGAGGCGGTATCCGCAGGTCTGCCGGCGGACGTGGCGCACCTCGCCCGGCGCGTCGCCGACCTATCCACCGAGGATCGTGCCGAGCTTGGACGCTTTGCCGATTACTTGAAGGCGCGGGCTAAGGTGGAAGGCGAGTAG
- a CDS encoding ATP-binding cassette domain-containing protein, whose protein sequence is MPEQSRTLGPSVSFECLAKRYAGGVIAVNSVSLDIAAGSFVALVGASGSGKSTLLKTVNRLIEPSGGRVLIGGDPVDSETPHLLRRRIGYVFQNTGLFPHLTVGENVGIGLRLKGERENAKRVAELLELVELTPAMAKRLPDALSGGQRQRVGVARALATQPGLMLMDEPFGALDPITRDTLGTAVRAIHDRLGLTTIMVTHDMAEALLLADRVLVMESGNIVADATPGALIAGEGGPAADALVAVPREQAHRLAALESGR, encoded by the coding sequence ATGCCAGAGCAATCGCGCACCCTCGGGCCTTCGGTCTCCTTCGAATGCCTTGCCAAGCGCTATGCAGGCGGCGTGATCGCAGTGAACTCCGTATCGCTCGACATCGCGGCAGGCAGCTTCGTCGCGCTGGTCGGCGCTTCGGGATCGGGCAAGTCGACCCTTCTCAAGACGGTCAACCGGCTGATCGAGCCGAGCGGCGGTCGGGTGCTGATCGGCGGCGACCCCGTCGACTCGGAAACGCCCCATTTGCTCCGTCGCCGGATCGGCTACGTCTTCCAGAACACCGGCCTCTTCCCGCATCTGACGGTGGGAGAAAATGTCGGTATCGGGCTCAGGCTGAAAGGCGAGCGCGAAAACGCGAAGCGCGTCGCCGAGCTGCTCGAACTGGTCGAGCTCACGCCCGCGATGGCCAAGCGGCTCCCCGATGCGCTTTCCGGAGGCCAGCGCCAGCGAGTCGGAGTCGCGCGTGCCCTGGCGACTCAACCGGGCCTGATGCTGATGGACGAGCCGTTCGGCGCGCTCGACCCCATCACGCGCGATACGCTCGGAACAGCCGTGCGCGCGATCCACGACCGGCTCGGGCTCACCACAATCATGGTGACCCATGACATGGCCGAGGCGCTGCTGCTCGCCGACCGAGTGCTGGTGATGGAATCGGGCAACATCGTCGCCGACGCGACTCCCGGCGCGCTGATCGCCGGCGAAGGCGGGCCCGCGGCGGATGCGCTCGTCGCCGTTCCCCGCGAACAGGCGCATCGGCTGGCGGCGCTGGAGAGCGGGCGATGA